A window from Enterocloster bolteae encodes these proteins:
- a CDS encoding carbohydrate ABC transporter permease has product MRGKGKTFAAQPGIYSALRDRGVSQAAARQAEYEKAGERMKTKTKKQREIRNNATAWALMAPALIFMLAFTVFPIFRSLYLSLSKYKLGMDGAEFIGLENYVKLAGSKLFWKVMKNTIVFALMTVIPSMAVGLGLAVLVNRKGKRVGFIRTAYFYPVVMPMIAIASVWMFIYMAKNGLFDQLLIAIGLKPMNVLSSKSTVLPAMAVMYVWKEAGYLMVFFLSGIQSISDEVMEAARIDGAGNWTVFRRITMPLLAPTFLFVSTIAFTNCFKLVDHVVIMTEGAPNNASTLLLYYIYQQGFTNFNYGVSSALTVIMLGLLLVVSLPRFISQDKKIHYN; this is encoded by the coding sequence ATGCGCGGCAAAGGCAAGACCTTTGCTGCGCAGCCGGGCATATACAGCGCCTTAAGAGACCGGGGCGTGTCACAGGCCGCGGCACGGCAGGCGGAATATGAAAAGGCTGGTGAGAGGATGAAAACCAAGACAAAGAAGCAGCGTGAAATCAGGAATAATGCGACAGCCTGGGCCCTGATGGCCCCGGCGCTTATATTTATGCTGGCATTTACAGTGTTCCCTATATTCAGGAGCCTGTATCTAAGCCTTTCAAAGTACAAGCTTGGTATGGACGGCGCCGAGTTCATCGGCCTTGAGAATTATGTGAAGCTGGCCGGTTCCAAGCTGTTCTGGAAGGTAATGAAAAATACCATTGTATTCGCCCTTATGACGGTGATTCCCAGTATGGCGGTGGGCCTTGGCCTGGCGGTTCTGGTAAACCGCAAGGGCAAGCGGGTGGGATTCATCCGCACGGCCTATTTCTACCCGGTGGTTATGCCCATGATTGCCATTGCCAGCGTGTGGATGTTCATTTATATGGCAAAGAACGGTCTTTTTGACCAGCTGTTAATCGCCATCGGCTTAAAGCCCATGAATGTGCTGTCCAGCAAGAGTACGGTGCTTCCGGCCATGGCGGTGATGTATGTCTGGAAGGAGGCGGGATACCTGATGGTGTTCTTCCTGTCCGGCATCCAGAGTATATCCGATGAGGTGATGGAGGCTGCCAGGATTGACGGGGCAGGCAACTGGACCGTGTTCAGGCGCATCACCATGCCCCTGCTGGCGCCCACATTCCTGTTTGTATCCACGATTGCCTTTACCAACTGCTTTAAGCTGGTGGACCATGTGGTCATCATGACAGAGGGAGCGCCCAACAATGCAAGTACCCTGCTTCTGTACTATATTTACCAGCAGGGCTTTACAAACTTCAACTACGGCGTATCATCGGCCCTGACCGTAATCATGCTGGGACTTCTGCTTGTGGTGTCCCTGCCCAGATTCATCAGCCAGGATAAGAAGATACATTACAATTAA
- a CDS encoding carbohydrate ABC transporter permease, with translation MKQVKSTAISVFALALALMWLAPLVWLVGTAFSEPTFHMTFLPNSRFTFGNLSYVWNAIPFARYYLNTLILVVVTFCVQFVTSTLAAYALAVMDFKGQTLVFAVIFMQIIIPNDVLITPNFMTLADLGLTDTKVGIMLPFFGSALAIFLLRQHFKSIPKALAEAARIDGANTWQTIWRVYMPCAKPAYMSFAVISVSYHWNNYLWPLIVTNSPSNRTLTVGLAIFAKSKEANMQWANVCAATFIIILPLLIAFFFLQKQFMNSFVSAGIKE, from the coding sequence ATGAAACAAGTTAAAAGTACTGCAATTTCTGTTTTCGCCCTGGCCCTGGCGCTTATGTGGCTGGCTCCTCTGGTCTGGCTGGTGGGAACCGCCTTCAGCGAGCCTACCTTTCATATGACCTTTCTTCCCAACAGCCGTTTTACCTTTGGGAATCTGTCTTATGTGTGGAATGCCATTCCCTTTGCCCGGTATTACCTGAATACGCTGATACTGGTGGTGGTGACCTTCTGCGTACAGTTTGTCACATCCACTCTGGCTGCCTATGCGCTGGCTGTCATGGATTTTAAGGGACAGACCCTGGTGTTTGCCGTTATTTTCATGCAGATCATCATTCCAAATGACGTTCTCATCACACCTAACTTTATGACACTGGCTGACCTGGGACTGACCGATACAAAGGTGGGCATCATGCTGCCGTTCTTTGGAAGCGCCCTGGCTATTTTCCTGCTGAGGCAGCATTTTAAATCCATTCCAAAGGCCCTGGCTGAGGCGGCCAGAATTGACGGCGCCAACACCTGGCAGACCATCTGGAGGGTGTACATGCCCTGCGCAAAGCCTGCCTATATGTCCTTTGCAGTTATTTCCGTCAGCTACCACTGGAATAACTACCTGTGGCCTCTGATTGTGACCAACTCGCCATCCAACCGCACACTGACCGTAGGCCTGGCTATCTTTGCAAAGTCCAAAGAGGCCAACATGCAGTGGGCCAATGTCTGCGCGGCCACCTTTATCATTATCCTGCCGCTGCTCATCGCGTTCTTCTTCCTGCAGAAGCAGTTTATGAACAGCTTTGTCAGCGCCGGAATCAAAGAGTGA
- a CDS encoding MBL fold metallo-hydrolase produces the protein MKLHFFGCGSAFNPAMGNTSAWFEMDGCLFLVDCGETVYELLMKRSDLREYRQIYVLLTHLHADHVGSLGSLISYNYCILGRKICVIHPRATVVELLRLMGIKDEFYNYYQELPEDVGCLRAEPVPVEHADNMDCFGYILEAEGMRIYYSGDSARMPERIAGMLKDGKLDAVYHDTSLHNPPSPSHCYVGVLEETVPEQLRHKVYCMHLDGECRDMLESRGFRVAEVG, from the coding sequence ATGAAACTGCATTTTTTCGGATGCGGCAGCGCCTTTAATCCTGCAATGGGAAATACATCTGCCTGGTTTGAGATGGACGGATGCCTGTTCCTGGTGGACTGCGGCGAGACAGTATATGAGCTTCTGATGAAGCGCAGCGATCTCAGGGAATACAGGCAGATATATGTGCTGCTGACCCATCTTCACGCGGACCATGTGGGAAGCCTTGGGTCCCTGATTTCTTACAATTACTGTATCCTGGGAAGAAAAATCTGCGTTATCCACCCCAGGGCCACCGTGGTGGAGCTTCTGCGGCTTATGGGCATCAAGGATGAATTTTACAATTATTACCAGGAACTTCCGGAGGACGTGGGCTGTCTTAGGGCTGAACCGGTGCCGGTGGAGCATGCGGACAATATGGACTGCTTCGGGTACATTCTGGAGGCAGAGGGGATGAGGATTTATTACAGCGGTGATTCCGCACGGATGCCGGAGCGGATTGCCGGCATGCTTAAGGACGGGAAGCTGGACGCCGTTTACCACGATACGTCCCTCCACAATCCGCCAAGCCCCAGCCACTGCTACGTAGGTGTACTGGAGGAGACGGTGCCGGAGCAGCTGAGGCACAAAGTATACTGTATGCACCTGGACGGGGAGTGCAGGGACATGCTGGAGTCCAGGGGATTCCGGGTGGCCGAGGTTGGCTGA
- a CDS encoding sugar ABC transporter substrate-binding protein, whose protein sequence is MKRRLALLLAAATTISLMGCATSNQKAAETTTAAQTQEAKAETEKAETTEEAKTAESEKAEPETGGYAVQPRSIKDRTLKVGLIPVTMNTAYTMTINGAKKQIEDKGLDIELLVQAPASNTSTITEQGNIMESMIQQGVDAIALATESDNSMLPYLRAAAEADIPVFLFNMTELDKDNIYYVSSIGYDQYNAGLEIGKYVAEHYGDKEVKLAILEGYAGIVNTMRIDGFKAGIQGKDNIQIVASQTADWTREKGQSVTESILTSNPDINLIFGDYDEMVLGGLVSIKERGLLDQIDTIGYGCTKDGVAAIENNEMTATIDVGEYGTGIDIIDAVNDFCIEGKSVEKVINRPSKVYDKNNIGELDRVIFE, encoded by the coding sequence ATGAAACGAAGATTAGCATTACTACTTGCAGCTGCAACAACAATTTCTCTGATGGGGTGCGCCACTTCCAACCAGAAGGCGGCAGAGACAACTACGGCCGCTCAGACACAGGAGGCCAAAGCGGAGACGGAGAAGGCGGAGACAACAGAGGAGGCTAAGACGGCAGAGAGTGAAAAAGCTGAGCCGGAAACAGGAGGGTATGCTGTCCAGCCGCGCTCCATCAAAGACAGGACGCTTAAGGTGGGTCTGATTCCCGTAACCATGAACACGGCCTACACCATGACCATTAATGGGGCCAAGAAACAGATTGAGGACAAGGGGCTGGATATAGAACTGCTGGTACAGGCTCCGGCCAGCAATACAAGCACTATTACGGAACAGGGCAATATCATGGAGAGCATGATACAGCAGGGCGTGGATGCCATTGCGCTGGCAACCGAAAGTGACAATTCCATGCTTCCATATCTGAGGGCAGCGGCAGAAGCAGATATTCCGGTATTCCTGTTCAATATGACAGAGCTGGACAAGGACAATATTTACTATGTTTCCAGCATTGGTTATGACCAGTACAATGCAGGCCTGGAAATCGGCAAATATGTGGCAGAGCACTACGGGGACAAAGAAGTGAAGCTGGCAATACTGGAAGGCTATGCAGGAATTGTAAATACTATGAGAATCGACGGCTTTAAGGCGGGTATACAGGGTAAGGATAATATACAGATCGTAGCTTCCCAGACAGCTGACTGGACAAGGGAGAAAGGACAGAGCGTCACCGAGAGTATACTTACCTCTAATCCGGACATTAATCTGATTTTCGGCGATTACGATGAGATGGTGCTTGGCGGTCTGGTGTCTATCAAAGAAAGAGGTTTGTTAGATCAGATTGATACCATTGGATACGGATGCACCAAGGACGGTGTGGCGGCGATTGAGAACAATGAGATGACTGCTACTATTGATGTGGGCGAATACGGCACAGGCATTGATATCATCGACGCCGTGAATGATTTCTGCATCGAGGGCAAGAGTGTGGAAAAGGTAATCAACCGGCCTTCCAAGGTATATGACAAGAACAACATAGGTGAGCTGGACCGGGTGATATTTGAATAA
- a CDS encoding N-acyl homoserine lactonase family protein produces the protein MGNKRMFIIPGGMIECDLANMVAMPALADADNRETVSRWVKSPVYYVLIENEEGPVLFDTGCHPKAMTDRWDMGNRKRTPVALEESHFVVNALLGLGYRPDDIPWVVVSHLHEDHAGGLEFFKKSRILVSDQEFTQTMRMYGLGRTSGGYIKKDIEAWLAADLNWETMDEEEAELYPGIRVLNFGPGHAYGMMGLLVTLPGSGNYIVASDAVNTAMNYGPPMQYPGLAYDTRGFERTIDRIRKLENRYHAQVLFSHDIDQYETYRKAPLEWYE, from the coding sequence ATGGGGAATAAAAGAATGTTTATTATACCGGGCGGTATGATTGAATGCGACCTGGCTAATATGGTGGCTATGCCCGCGCTGGCAGATGCAGACAACAGGGAAACCGTGAGCCGCTGGGTAAAATCACCTGTTTATTATGTGCTCATAGAAAATGAGGAGGGACCGGTCCTGTTCGACACAGGATGCCATCCCAAGGCTATGACAGACCGATGGGACATGGGAAACAGGAAACGGACTCCGGTGGCCCTGGAGGAGAGCCATTTTGTGGTAAATGCCCTTCTGGGGCTGGGATACAGGCCGGATGATATTCCATGGGTTGTGGTATCCCATCTCCATGAGGACCACGCAGGGGGCCTCGAGTTTTTTAAAAAGTCACGGATTCTGGTAAGTGACCAGGAATTTACCCAGACCATGCGCATGTACGGATTGGGAAGGACCTCAGGCGGTTACATAAAAAAGGATATTGAAGCCTGGCTGGCAGCAGACCTTAACTGGGAAACCATGGATGAGGAGGAAGCGGAACTGTATCCGGGCATCCGTGTACTGAATTTCGGACCAGGCCATGCATACGGAATGATGGGATTACTGGTGACTCTGCCGGGAAGCGGCAATTATATAGTGGCATCAGACGCTGTCAATACTGCAATGAATTATGGTCCTCCTATGCAGTATCCGGGGCTGGCCTATGATACAAGGGGATTTGAGCGGACCATTGACCGCATCCGGAAGCTGGAAAACAGATATCATGCCCAGGTTCTCTTCAGCCATGATATAGACCAGTACGAAACATACCGGAAAGCGCCTTTGGAGTGGTATGAATAG
- a CDS encoding sugar ABC transporter ATP-binding protein: MFSEEDVVLKMEGIYKAFGSVRVLEGVDLTLHRGEVLGLIGENGAGKSTLIKILCGIHRMDKGSIVLSGKKVDILNASHAQKLGISTIYQELSVMPDLNAVQNIFLNRELTPQRTLVSRLKQKQMKEIAGRVLRDSLNVDLDLDRPLRYLPLAQKQMVEIARTVYADAQIIIMDEPTAALEANDREQLFKVIRRLKEGGHSIIFISHHLDELMEICDRVSVLRDGQKVSEGYVKDYTVDRIISAMVGKELKNQYPKTKVPIGETLLEVKGLTKKSTFEDISFELHKGEILGLAGLEGCGKNEVIRAVFGAAVYDSGTVKIHGNSLESGGVRKAMDAGIAFVPAERKVDGLFLKQDIAWNMTIASLKQISRGRTLARRLEDRVSADYMERMRVKAKGIRQGISALSGGNQQKVMLARWMMMGGDVFLLEEPTRGIDVNAKTEVYEAIGECVKSGKGVVIVSSEEEEVLGICDKILVMKQGRVTRVMDAKSATTEEIKHYSV; the protein is encoded by the coding sequence ATGTTTTCAGAAGAAGATGTTGTTTTAAAAATGGAAGGTATCTATAAAGCTTTCGGAAGTGTGAGGGTTCTGGAGGGTGTGGATTTGACCCTTCACAGGGGTGAGGTGTTAGGGCTTATCGGTGAAAACGGGGCAGGAAAATCTACTCTGATAAAGATACTCTGCGGAATCCACAGAATGGATAAGGGTTCCATTGTTCTGAGCGGAAAAAAGGTGGATATCCTAAATGCATCCCATGCCCAGAAATTGGGAATTAGTACTATATATCAGGAATTAAGCGTGATGCCGGACCTGAACGCAGTGCAGAACATATTCCTCAACCGGGAGCTGACGCCGCAGAGGACTCTGGTATCGCGCCTGAAGCAAAAGCAGATGAAGGAGATAGCGGGCAGGGTTCTGAGGGACAGCCTGAATGTGGACTTGGACTTGGACAGACCTCTGCGCTATCTGCCCCTGGCCCAGAAGCAGATGGTGGAGATAGCCAGAACCGTGTACGCTGATGCGCAGATCATTATCATGGATGAACCCACTGCAGCCCTGGAGGCCAACGACAGGGAACAGCTGTTTAAGGTTATCAGGCGGCTTAAGGAAGGAGGGCACTCCATCATATTTATTTCCCATCACCTGGATGAGCTGATGGAAATATGTGACAGAGTCAGCGTGCTGAGAGACGGTCAGAAAGTCTCGGAAGGGTATGTGAAGGATTATACGGTGGACCGCATCATATCAGCCATGGTGGGAAAGGAACTGAAAAACCAGTACCCTAAGACAAAGGTTCCCATAGGGGAGACCTTGCTGGAGGTGAAGGGACTCACTAAAAAGAGTACCTTTGAGGACATTTCCTTTGAACTACACAAGGGGGAAATTTTAGGGCTTGCCGGCCTGGAAGGATGCGGTAAGAACGAAGTCATAAGAGCTGTGTTCGGGGCTGCGGTCTATGACAGCGGCACAGTGAAGATACATGGGAACAGCCTGGAGTCAGGCGGAGTCAGGAAAGCAATGGATGCAGGGATTGCGTTTGTGCCGGCGGAGCGGAAGGTGGACGGCCTTTTCCTGAAGCAGGACATAGCGTGGAACATGACCATTGCCTCCCTGAAGCAGATTTCCAGGGGCAGGACCCTGGCACGCCGGCTGGAGGACAGGGTTTCTGCGGATTATATGGAAAGGATGCGCGTCAAGGCAAAGGGAATCCGGCAGGGCATAAGCGCATTGAGCGGAGGAAACCAGCAGAAGGTGATGTTAGCCAGGTGGATGATGATGGGAGGGGACGTATTCCTTCTGGAGGAACCTACCAGAGGAATTGATGTGAATGCAAAGACAGAGGTCTATGAAGCCATCGGTGAATGTGTGAAGTCCGGAAAAGGCGTTGTCATTGTGTCCTCAGAGGAAGAGGAGGTCCTGGGCATCTGTGATAAAATCCTGGTGATGAAACAGGGAAGGGTAACCAGGGTTATGGATGCAAAATCAGCCACAACGGAAGAAATCAAGCATTACTCCGTGTAG
- a CDS encoding ABC transporter permease yields MKSKALKNVLNVNGVGIIGMYLVVFIGLSIACPNFLKFSNIMIGIRQAVYTAIVAFAMTFVISLGGIDLSVGSTVGISGMVLAAMILGGYNIYLAIGVVILLGAFIGLVNGLLVTKLRIAYFIATLGTMSILRGLIYVYTKGIPLYGLKYPEIQFVGQGYIGVIPFPIILTLIILLVCYYLFYKTKFGRYTVSIGSNEDAAKLVGINVDKIKILVFMLSGVLCAIVGVILASRSEAAVPEAGNAYEMDAIAATVIGGTSMSGGKGNMVGTAFGAILMATIKNGLSLLNVNTFWHQVVIGIFILFAVALDGYASTRAARNG; encoded by the coding sequence ATGAAAAGTAAAGCATTAAAAAATGTACTCAATGTAAACGGGGTAGGAATCATAGGCATGTATCTGGTGGTGTTCATCGGACTCAGCATTGCATGTCCCAATTTCCTGAAATTCTCCAATATCATGATTGGAATACGGCAGGCGGTTTACACGGCTATCGTGGCCTTTGCAATGACCTTTGTCATCTCGCTGGGAGGAATCGACCTGTCCGTCGGATCCACGGTAGGAATCAGCGGTATGGTCCTGGCTGCCATGATACTGGGCGGTTACAATATTTATCTGGCGATAGGCGTGGTAATCCTGTTAGGGGCATTCATCGGCCTGGTTAACGGCCTTCTGGTGACCAAGCTCAGGATTGCGTACTTTATCGCTACCCTTGGAACCATGAGCATACTGAGGGGCCTGATTTATGTGTATACAAAAGGAATACCGCTCTACGGTCTCAAGTATCCGGAAATCCAGTTTGTGGGTCAGGGATATATCGGGGTCATTCCGTTTCCAATTATTCTCACCCTGATTATCCTATTGGTGTGTTATTATCTTTTCTATAAGACAAAGTTTGGAAGATACACAGTTTCCATTGGAAGCAATGAGGACGCAGCCAAGCTGGTGGGAATCAATGTGGATAAAATAAAGATTCTTGTTTTCATGCTGAGCGGGGTGCTCTGCGCCATTGTTGGCGTGATACTGGCATCCAGGAGCGAGGCCGCTGTACCGGAGGCCGGAAATGCGTATGAAATGGACGCCATTGCAGCTACTGTCATTGGCGGGACCAGCATGTCGGGAGGAAAGGGGAATATGGTGGGCACTGCCTTTGGGGCGATTCTCATGGCAACCATTAAAAATGGTCTGAGCCTGCTGAATGTTAATACCTTCTGGCATCAGGTGGTCATCGGTATCTTCATCCTGTTTGCAGTGGCGCTGGATGGATATGCATCCACCCGGGCGGCCAGGAATGGATAA
- a CDS encoding response regulator transcription factor: MKVLIADDEINIILLIKSLIDRQKTDVEIAGEAGDGITALEMVRQLKPDVVITDIRMPGMNGMDLIRHVREEQIPVEFVIISGYSEFEYARSAIQYGVSDYLLKPIKKDELNDVLAKLESQRASRREQQMQFNLMEDRLASNNGILRKNLLQNLLTGDGELFRQALGTGKVKDIFDYRGSFFTVAAVKLDCVSDSEYQVPEQAVETITAKIMRKLKACCHETEFIISRSWGYICLNYDGGEPALDHICSELGEMLERTEYKNDLFEMTVGIGSRVSSLEHLPDSLETAVKSVMLRIDLGVGNIIRYDRLPENYKKDSYPLPKEFEVKMERQVPLLAAGKLVLIGEEAMNRAVEGQYRYYRLYGLLEEMLERTGLVFSDIMKDYEIPDAEPYIRRLENCTTLNQLKLVWADYVSVSCELCQRQKDGMGSRPVRMIKEYIGEHYSENITLNDIADIVFLNPAYLSAMFKKETGQTLTQYLIDVRIDKAKEMLRNPERTIGEIACMVGYQDERHFSKLFSKMTGVKPTEYRRFYV; the protein is encoded by the coding sequence TTGAAGGTTTTGATTGCTGACGATGAGATTAATATTATTTTGCTGATAAAAAGCCTGATTGACCGCCAAAAGACAGATGTGGAAATCGCAGGGGAAGCAGGGGACGGAATTACTGCCCTGGAAATGGTGCGCCAGCTGAAACCAGACGTGGTGATAACCGATATCAGGATGCCGGGAATGAACGGAATGGATCTCATACGGCATGTGAGGGAAGAACAGATTCCCGTGGAGTTCGTAATTATCAGCGGATACAGTGAATTCGAGTACGCCAGAAGCGCGATTCAGTATGGTGTATCAGATTATTTGTTAAAGCCCATTAAGAAGGATGAGCTGAATGATGTCCTGGCCAAGCTGGAAAGCCAGAGGGCCAGCAGGAGAGAACAGCAGATGCAGTTCAACCTTATGGAGGACAGGCTGGCATCCAACAATGGGATACTGCGGAAGAACCTTTTGCAGAACCTTCTGACGGGGGACGGGGAGCTGTTCAGGCAGGCCCTTGGGACCGGGAAGGTTAAGGATATTTTTGATTACAGAGGCAGCTTCTTTACCGTGGCGGCAGTCAAGCTGGACTGCGTGTCGGATTCCGAATACCAGGTGCCTGAACAGGCGGTTGAAACCATAACTGCTAAAATCATGAGAAAGCTTAAGGCCTGCTGTCATGAAACCGAATTCATCATCAGCCGGTCCTGGGGCTATATCTGCCTGAACTACGATGGCGGAGAACCTGCCCTGGACCATATCTGTTCCGAGCTGGGGGAGATGCTGGAACGTACGGAATATAAAAACGATCTGTTTGAGATGACGGTGGGAATCGGCAGCCGGGTTTCATCCCTGGAACATCTGCCGGATTCCCTGGAAACGGCCGTTAAGTCCGTAATGCTGCGTATTGACCTGGGAGTGGGAAATATAATCCGCTATGACCGCCTGCCGGAGAATTATAAGAAGGATTCTTATCCCCTTCCCAAAGAGTTTGAGGTGAAGATGGAACGGCAGGTCCCTCTTCTGGCGGCCGGAAAGCTTGTACTTATTGGCGAGGAGGCCATGAACAGGGCGGTGGAGGGGCAGTACCGGTATTACAGGCTTTACGGCCTTTTGGAGGAGATGCTTGAGAGGACCGGTCTTGTATTTTCGGATATCATGAAGGACTATGAGATTCCTGATGCAGAGCCTTATATCAGGCGCCTGGAAAACTGTACTACTTTGAATCAGCTGAAGCTGGTGTGGGCGGATTACGTCAGTGTGAGCTGCGAGCTGTGCCAGAGACAGAAGGACGGCATGGGAAGCCGTCCGGTGCGGATGATTAAGGAGTATATCGGAGAGCATTACAGCGAGAACATTACGCTGAACGATATAGCAGACATCGTGTTCCTGAATCCCGCTTATCTCAGCGCCATGTTCAAGAAGGAGACAGGACAGACTCTTACCCAGTATCTGATAGATGTCCGTATTGACAAGGCAAAGGAAATGCTCAGAAATCCTGAGAGGACCATCGGAGAGATTGCCTGTATGGTGGGATATCAGGATGAACGGCATTTCAGCAAGCTTTTTTCCAAGATGACCGGTGTGAAACCAACAGAATACCGCAGATTCTATGTTTGA
- a CDS encoding sensor histidine kinase, whose translation MMSKLQTNRSYFYLLLADRIFVVLLFLFLFFGLLRTRTGIFVVVLFFLYQAVMLAVFCIRFLGPLREIEKISEMIAQPERHMADLEGGRPIHRLIQYVKQSVENEYTSQMLASQAEIHALQSQINPHFLYNTLDTIRSMAIIRDSEDIAQMAESLSMLFRYSISRPGEMATLKDELDNVKNYLVIQGYRFPGKFKYQQRIEDEELLQYKLPVLTIQPVIENAIHHGLETKVGGGQVSVYAYSTQERFIIRIADNGMGMTEQQMDSLRERLSKGRFIYEQDRDLKKRGNTGIALPNVNQRIKFYYGDDYGIKVYSTAGIGTIVEIILPAAADSKGGES comes from the coding sequence ATGATGAGCAAGCTGCAGACCAACCGTTCTTATTTTTATTTGCTGCTGGCAGACCGTATATTTGTGGTTCTGCTGTTTCTTTTCCTGTTTTTTGGCCTGTTAAGGACCAGGACAGGAATTTTTGTGGTGGTCCTGTTCTTTCTATATCAGGCAGTGATGCTGGCGGTGTTCTGTATCCGGTTTCTGGGACCGCTGAGGGAGATTGAGAAGATTTCTGAGATGATTGCGCAGCCTGAGCGCCATATGGCGGATTTAGAAGGGGGAAGGCCCATACACCGTCTGATTCAATATGTAAAGCAGTCAGTGGAAAATGAATACACCTCCCAGATGCTGGCATCCCAGGCGGAGATTCATGCCCTGCAAAGCCAGATTAATCCCCATTTCCTTTACAATACCCTGGATACCATACGCAGCATGGCCATCATACGGGATTCGGAGGACATAGCCCAGATGGCAGAGTCGCTGTCCATGCTGTTCCGATACAGCATAAGCAGGCCGGGCGAGATGGCTACTCTTAAAGATGAACTGGATAATGTGAAGAATTATCTGGTGATCCAGGGATACCGCTTTCCGGGGAAATTCAAGTATCAGCAGAGAATAGAGGATGAGGAACTTCTGCAGTACAAGCTTCCCGTGCTTACCATACAGCCCGTGATTGAGAATGCCATCCATCACGGACTGGAGACAAAGGTAGGAGGGGGACAGGTCAGTGTGTACGCCTATAGTACACAGGAACGCTTTATTATCCGCATTGCCGACAACGGAATGGGCATGACGGAACAGCAGATGGACAGTCTCAGGGAAAGGCTGTCCAAAGGCAGGTTTATCTATGAACAGGACAGAGACTTAAAAAAGCGGGGAAATACCGGAATCGCCCTTCCCAACGTGAACCAGAGGATTAAATTCTACTACGGGGATGATTATGGAATCAAGGTGTACAGTACGGCGGGCATAGGCACTATTGTGGAAATCATTCTTCCAGCAGCCGCGGATTCAAAGGGCGGTGAGTCATGA